The proteins below are encoded in one region of Clostridium fermenticellae:
- a CDS encoding AAA family ATPase, with the protein MSRELDPRKVIYDFKFDNINIRGRINDTPEYYDVYKKIKTALEIDKDGYNVYLIDEFSEGDLNKIKKFVKDNLKHKGKPKDICYVICKDEKHPKVLSLPGGKGKVLEKTVEDIKNLYFDSTYEFYNNTSVKEKEDILDKLDKRKNDLIDELLKISKAYGFVMKSTVTGFTFVPVKEDGSMMSEKEYSALEKDEKEYILDKISKLKDSAHNILNELKEMEVSEIDKIKNILNKYYKDKTIDIKSNYNNEFVEEYDVIEYLNDMCSDIEENIKNIYSISYDDDKEIINKIIGKYVINILVDNSQTSFPPVIFEDDPSIGNLIGSIEYENKNGTYITNVNLIKAGSFLKANGGCLIIRASSLLNNVNAYYYLKKTFLSGKVDLNYNRGYLELLSLNGLKPESISFNETVILIGDYRTYDLLYSYDEDFRKIFKIRAERRKVLNIDDETKKCFIAKTYNICKDNNINTLTDGAIKELAKYLSRKAEDRNKIYMSGCEIGNLLILANNRSFKSNREKIERKDIIDVAYKNELIEEQVYENYKEKKILINVEGKVAGQINGLSIIDTGYVTFGRPIRITCSCYKGDGNIIDVQRDANLSGDIHSKAINILKGYLNFLIGGYEKIPVDFHLSFEQVYGKVDGDSASVAEIISIISALNKFGINQNIAVTGSINQLGEIQAIGGVNQKIEGFFNICKVLRGIDGKGVLIPESNIDNLVLKSDVEREIARGRFHIYTMSNLKDAVEVLMDRDYDTVIRESKKELKKYSKKQGTVRN; encoded by the coding sequence ATGAGTAGAGAATTAGATCCTCGAAAAGTTATTTATGATTTCAAATTTGATAATATAAATATTAGAGGACGGATTAATGATACTCCTGAGTATTACGATGTATATAAAAAGATAAAAACAGCGTTAGAAATAGATAAGGATGGGTATAATGTTTATCTTATAGATGAATTCTCTGAAGGTGATCTTAATAAAATTAAGAAGTTTGTAAAAGACAATTTGAAGCATAAGGGTAAACCTAAAGATATATGTTATGTCATATGTAAAGACGAGAAACATCCTAAAGTTTTATCACTGCCGGGCGGTAAAGGAAAAGTATTAGAAAAGACAGTTGAAGATATAAAGAATTTGTATTTTGATAGTACTTATGAATTCTACAATAATACTTCGGTAAAAGAAAAGGAAGATATACTTGATAAACTTGATAAAAGAAAAAATGATCTTATAGATGAGCTTTTAAAAATCTCTAAAGCCTATGGATTTGTGATGAAATCAACTGTGACTGGATTTACTTTTGTTCCTGTAAAAGAAGATGGATCTATGATGAGTGAAAAAGAATATAGTGCACTTGAGAAAGATGAAAAAGAATATATACTTGACAAAATAAGCAAATTAAAAGATAGTGCACACAATATATTAAATGAATTAAAGGAAATGGAAGTATCTGAAATTGATAAGATAAAGAATATATTAAATAAGTATTATAAGGATAAAACTATAGATATAAAATCAAATTATAATAATGAATTTGTTGAAGAATATGATGTTATAGAATATTTAAATGACATGTGCAGTGATATAGAGGAAAATATAAAAAATATATATTCGATAAGTTATGATGACGACAAGGAAATTATAAATAAGATTATAGGCAAATATGTGATAAACATACTTGTTGATAATAGTCAAACAAGCTTTCCACCTGTAATATTTGAAGATGATCCAAGTATAGGTAATCTGATAGGAAGTATAGAATATGAAAATAAAAATGGAACTTATATTACAAATGTGAATTTAATAAAAGCAGGGTCATTCTTAAAGGCTAATGGAGGATGTCTTATTATAAGAGCAAGTAGTCTCTTAAATAATGTAAATGCCTATTATTATTTGAAAAAAACCTTTTTAAGTGGGAAGGTGGACTTAAATTACAATAGAGGTTATCTTGAATTATTGTCCTTAAATGGGTTAAAGCCTGAGTCAATAAGTTTTAATGAAACTGTAATATTAATAGGTGATTATAGAACCTATGATTTACTTTATTCATATGATGAGGATTTTAGAAAAATATTTAAAATAAGAGCCGAGAGAAGAAAGGTTTTAAATATAGATGATGAAACCAAAAAATGTTTCATAGCTAAAACTTATAATATATGTAAGGATAATAATATTAATACACTTACGGATGGAGCTATAAAGGAACTTGCTAAGTATTTATCCAGAAAGGCGGAAGATAGAAACAAGATTTATATGAGTGGTTGTGAAATAGGGAATTTGCTCATACTTGCAAACAATAGATCATTTAAAAGTAATAGAGAAAAAATAGAGAGAAAGGATATAATAGATGTAGCATACAAGAATGAATTAATAGAAGAACAGGTATATGAAAACTATAAGGAGAAAAAGATATTAATAAATGTTGAAGGCAAGGTAGCAGGTCAGATCAATGGTCTTTCTATAATCGATACAGGTTATGTAACCTTTGGAAGACCTATAAGAATAACATGTTCATGTTACAAGGGAGATGGAAATATAATTGATGTCCAGAGAGATGCAAATTTAAGTGGAGATATTCATAGTAAGGCCATAAATATATTGAAAGGATATCTTAATTTTCTTATAGGTGGATATGAAAAGATACCTGTAGATTTCCATCTTAGTTTTGAACAGGTTTATGGAAAAGTTGATGGAGATAGTGCTTCTGTTGCAGAAATAATATCTATAATTTCTGCATTGAACAAATTTGGAATAAACCAAAATATAGCTGTTACAGGATCTATAAATCAGCTCGGTGAAATTCAAGCTATAGGAGGAGTAAATCAAAAAATAGAGGGATTCTTCAATATATGTAAAGTTTTACGAGGTATTGATGGGAAAGGAGTTTTGATTCCTGAATCAAATATAGATAATTTGGTTTTGAAAAGTGATGTTGAAAGAGAAATAGCCAGAGGAAGATTTCATATCTATACTATGTCAAATTTAAAAGATGCAGTTGAAGTTCTTATGGACAGAGATTACGATACTGTAATTCGCGAAAGCAAGAAGGAACTTAAGAAATATTCGAAAAAACAGGGAACGGTTAGAAATTAA
- a CDS encoding stage V sporulation protein D, translating into MAKREYRDKVIVRKRMVVIFCFLLLLLCGLIGRMIYVMVYQSPKLKSIAIAQWTSEVKIDAKRGKILDRNGHELAVSANVYRIDLDMNTLRQTMKEKNLSQDKVASELASALSMDKAEVSKKLSKTLPGGLPLASLNLKRRVDKEQADNVRNLNLKGILVSADTKRYYPNNNFLAQVLGHTNSDGNGLTGVELYYNKQLSGTPGVRISETDRKSEGLPYTISDYTKPVDGKNVVLTIDEMIQGFCEKIATQAMNDNKAKAVSIIVMNPKNGEILAMVNKPDYNPNDPWIKGKPYDELQKMWRNRTVSDTFEPGSIFKVITASTALEEGIVNQNTKFSCNGRIIIGNRTIHCWKSSGHGTQSFADILKNSCNVGFAELGKMIGKETLNKYIQKFGFGQKTGIDLPGEAKGIIKKTQNITDIDLATISFGQANTVSAIQYLTAVNAVANGGTLITPHVMKEITHYDDLTKENVIDQTFDVSGNNSRKILDSSKMAELRGYLENVVIAGGGKNAFIEGYHIAGKTGTAQKAGVGGYQAGKYVSSFVGMAPANDPKVTVLLSIDEPDPSNYYAAQTAAPAAKLVFNDIFNYMGIKGDKTQEETEKSMLKDVVIPDVRGMKKEDAQKLLKDAKLNTELDNNGEYIVDMNPKPGYTVKEGDKIILYTGSAENYNKVVAVPDITGLSPEKAVEVFQSVGLKANFEGEGIVSDQSVEPGKQVKKGTTIDVTADPACD; encoded by the coding sequence TTGGCTAAAAGAGAATATAGAGATAAAGTTATTGTAAGAAAAAGAATGGTAGTTATCTTTTGTTTTCTTTTATTATTATTGTGTGGTCTCATAGGAAGAATGATATATGTAATGGTATATCAATCACCTAAACTAAAATCAATAGCAATCGCGCAGTGGACAAGCGAGGTAAAAATAGATGCTAAGCGGGGAAAGATATTGGATAGAAATGGACATGAACTTGCAGTAAGTGCAAATGTCTATAGAATTGATCTGGATATGAATACTTTAAGACAGACAATGAAAGAAAAAAATTTGTCTCAAGATAAAGTCGCATCTGAACTAGCATCCGCGCTATCTATGGATAAAGCTGAGGTATCTAAAAAATTAAGTAAAACTCTCCCGGGAGGACTTCCGCTTGCTTCTTTAAATTTAAAGAGAAGAGTAGATAAAGAGCAAGCTGACAATGTTAGAAATTTAAATTTGAAGGGTATTTTAGTATCGGCTGATACTAAAAGATATTATCCTAATAATAATTTCCTGGCTCAGGTTTTAGGTCATACTAATTCGGATGGAAATGGGCTTACAGGAGTTGAGCTTTATTATAATAAGCAACTTTCTGGTACACCAGGAGTTAGGATTTCTGAAACAGACAGGAAGAGTGAAGGGCTTCCATATACGATTTCGGATTATACAAAACCTGTAGATGGAAAAAATGTAGTTCTTACTATAGATGAAATGATTCAGGGATTTTGTGAAAAAATTGCAACTCAGGCTATGAATGACAATAAGGCTAAAGCGGTTAGTATAATAGTAATGAACCCTAAAAATGGTGAAATACTTGCTATGGTAAATAAGCCAGATTATAATCCAAATGATCCGTGGATTAAAGGAAAACCTTATGATGAACTTCAAAAGATGTGGAGAAATAGGACAGTTAGTGATACATTTGAACCGGGTTCGATATTTAAAGTAATAACGGCTTCAACAGCTCTTGAAGAAGGAATAGTAAATCAGAATACCAAGTTTTCATGTAATGGACGCATAATTATAGGCAATAGAACAATACATTGCTGGAAGAGTTCAGGACATGGGACTCAAAGTTTTGCTGATATACTTAAAAATTCTTGCAATGTCGGATTTGCCGAGCTTGGAAAGATGATCGGAAAGGAAACATTAAATAAATATATACAGAAATTTGGATTCGGACAAAAAACAGGTATAGATCTTCCTGGCGAAGCTAAAGGCATAATCAAGAAAACACAAAATATAACTGATATTGATCTTGCAACCATTTCGTTTGGCCAGGCAAATACGGTTTCGGCAATTCAGTATCTAACTGCGGTTAATGCAGTAGCAAATGGAGGAACTCTTATAACACCGCATGTAATGAAGGAGATAACTCATTATGATGATTTGACAAAAGAGAATGTGATAGATCAGACATTTGATGTTTCGGGAAACAACAGTAGAAAAATATTGGATTCAAGTAAGATGGCTGAATTAAGAGGATATCTTGAAAACGTAGTTATAGCAGGTGGAGGAAAAAACGCTTTTATAGAGGGATATCATATAGCCGGGAAAACGGGAACTGCACAAAAAGCCGGGGTTGGAGGTTATCAAGCCGGGAAATATGTATCTTCATTTGTTGGAATGGCACCAGCAAATGATCCAAAAGTGACGGTTTTGCTGTCTATAGATGAGCCGGATCCATCCAATTATTACGCTGCACAAACTGCAGCTCCTGCAGCTAAACTGGTTTTCAATGATATATTCAATTATATGGGTATAAAAGGTGATAAAACTCAGGAAGAAACAGAGAAAAGTATGCTTAAGGATGTAGTTATTCCTGATGTCAGGGGAATGAAGAAGGAAGATGCTCAAAAATTATTAAAGGATGCTAAGTTAAACACTGAACTTGATAATAATGGTGAGTATATAGTAGATATGAATCCCAAACCTGGATATACAGTCAAGGAAGGAGATAAAATTATACTTTACACAGGAAGCGCAGAAAACTATAATAAAGTAGTAGCTGTTCCTGATATAACTGGATTAAGTCCGGAGAAGGCTGTTGAAGTATTTCAGAGTGTAGGATTAAAGGCGAACTTTGAAGGAGAAGGTATAGTATCAGATCAGAGTGTTGAACCAGGAAAACAGGTAAAAAAAGGGACGACAATAGATGTTACGGCAGATCCTGCTTGTGATTAA
- the mraY gene encoding phospho-N-acetylmuramoyl-pentapeptide-transferase, producing the protein MSILVYSVLIAFFISLLEGPIIIPLLHRLKFGQSIREEGPKSHMKKAGTPTMGGIIFILSSFITMFVMIRRTGDEAMVVLYAFVAFGVIGGIDDFLKIHRKKNLGLRAYQKMLLILIVSGFFAYYASKNPYIGTSIIVPFLHRSWNLGAMYIPFVIFYFAATTNAVNLTDGLDGLATSVTLLVMTFFALVSFAMGHQTLAIFCAVLSGALLGFLKYNAFPAQIFMGDTGSLALGGAVATTALILKLPLLVIIVGGIYVLETLSVLIQVVSFKLTGKRVFKMSPIHHHFELSGWHETKVVSVFCIVTVILCLLGFLSL; encoded by the coding sequence TTGAGTATATTGGTTTATTCAGTATTAATTGCGTTTTTTATATCATTATTGGAAGGGCCTATTATAATTCCGCTTCTTCACAGATTAAAGTTTGGACAGAGCATAAGGGAAGAAGGTCCTAAAAGCCATATGAAGAAAGCGGGAACGCCTACTATGGGAGGAATAATATTTATATTATCTTCATTCATTACGATGTTTGTCATGATAAGAAGAACTGGTGATGAAGCTATGGTGGTATTGTACGCCTTTGTAGCTTTTGGAGTTATAGGCGGTATAGATGATTTTCTAAAAATTCACCGCAAAAAGAATTTAGGGCTTAGGGCATATCAAAAAATGCTTTTAATCCTTATAGTATCAGGCTTTTTTGCATATTATGCATCTAAGAATCCTTATATAGGTACATCTATAATAGTTCCATTTCTGCATAGATCATGGAATCTAGGAGCTATGTATATTCCATTTGTTATATTTTATTTTGCTGCTACAACTAATGCAGTCAACTTGACTGATGGATTAGATGGACTTGCAACATCGGTTACGCTTTTAGTAATGACTTTTTTTGCACTTGTAAGTTTTGCAATGGGGCATCAAACTCTAGCGATATTTTGTGCAGTGCTGTCCGGAGCTCTGCTTGGATTTTTAAAATATAATGCATTCCCAGCACAAATATTTATGGGCGATACTGGTTCACTAGCTTTAGGAGGAGCAGTTGCAACTACAGCATTGATATTAAAATTACCATTATTGGTTATAATAGTAGGTGGAATATATGTTTTGGAAACTTTATCTGTTTTGATTCAGGTGGTTTCATTTAAACTTACAGGTAAAAGAGTATTTAAAATGAGTCCTATACACCATCATTTTGAATTATCTGGATGGCATGAAACTAAAGTCGTTTCAGTATTTTGTATAGTCACTGTAATACTTTGCTTATTAGGCTTCTTATCATTATAA
- the spoVE gene encoding stage V sporulation protein E: MKINKPAVRTKPIDFILFSTVMLLVAIGVVMVYSASSYSAFFNTAIKDSTYFLKKQGVAAIIGVVFMFITIKMDYHKIRKYTTILMIITVVLLALVLAFQPVNGATRWIQLGPLSFQPSEIAKYIVVIFMAKSISKKGEKIKTFTYGILPYIITSGFYAGMVFIEKNLSIAAVIMLVTLIVLYISGAKTSHILGLIGLVVLLGVAGIILEPYRMARFTSFLDPWKDPKKDGYQLIQSLLALGSGGIWGMGLGRSRQKCYYIPEPHNDFIFSIIGEELGLIGCTLIVVLFIVFIWRGIVTSVKASDTYGTLLAAGITSVIAIQAIINIAVVTGAMPVTGVPLPFISYGGSSLVINLVAVGVLLNISRQKTDT; this comes from the coding sequence ATGAAAATAAATAAACCTGCAGTTAGAACTAAACCTATTGATTTTATATTATTTTCCACTGTAATGCTATTAGTTGCCATTGGTGTAGTTATGGTTTACAGCGCAAGTTCCTACAGTGCTTTTTTTAACACAGCTATAAAAGACAGCACATATTTTTTAAAGAAACAGGGAGTTGCAGCAATAATAGGTGTAGTTTTTATGTTTATAACTATAAAGATGGATTACCATAAGATAAGGAAATATACAACAATACTTATGATAATAACGGTGGTATTATTAGCACTGGTTTTAGCTTTTCAGCCTGTTAATGGTGCCACAAGATGGATTCAACTCGGTCCGCTCTCTTTTCAGCCTTCTGAAATAGCAAAGTATATTGTTGTGATATTTATGGCTAAGAGTATATCCAAAAAAGGTGAAAAAATAAAAACATTTACTTATGGCATACTCCCATACATAATAACTTCTGGTTTCTATGCAGGTATGGTATTTATAGAGAAAAATTTGAGTATTGCAGCTGTAATAATGCTTGTTACTTTAATTGTATTATATATATCTGGTGCCAAAACATCTCACATTCTTGGACTTATAGGACTGGTTGTGTTGTTAGGTGTGGCAGGTATTATCCTTGAACCTTATAGAATGGCAAGATTTACAAGTTTCCTTGATCCATGGAAGGATCCTAAGAAAGATGGCTATCAGCTTATCCAGTCACTTTTGGCTCTGGGATCAGGTGGAATATGGGGGATGGGTCTTGGAAGGTCGAGGCAAAAGTGTTATTATATACCGGAACCTCATAATGATTTTATATTCTCGATAATAGGTGAAGAATTAGGACTTATAGGATGTACATTAATAGTTGTATTATTTATAGTATTTATATGGAGAGGAATAGTAACATCAGTGAAGGCAAGTGATACCTATGGTACACTTTTGGCTGCAGGTATAACATCTGTTATAGCAATACAGGCAATAATAAATATAGCAGTTGTAACAGGAGCTATGCCTGTAACTGGAGTTCCTCTTCCATTCATAAGTTATGGAGGGTCATCACTTGTAATTAATTTAGTGGCGGTAGGTGTATTACTTAATATATCACGTCAGAAAACAGATACGTAA
- the rsmH gene encoding 16S rRNA (cytosine(1402)-N(4))-methyltransferase RsmH, translating into MKFKHVPVLLEETIESLNINKNGIYVDCTIGGGGHSYEIAKRLSEDGKLIGIDQDTCALKAASERLRQFNNITYVHDNFYNIDEILNRLDIEKIDGIMMDLGVSSYQLDEGDRGFSYMKDAPLDMRMNRDNKFSAYDVINTYSEKRLFDVIKDYGEEKFARRITQRIIEKREKESIKTTGELVEIIKKSIPKKFQTKGHPAKKTFQAIRIEVNKELDILNKAISDSVKFLNKGGRLSIITFHSLEDRKVKVKFKELENPCTCPPDFPICVCGKKPLIKIITKKPIEPSNDEKESNSRSKSAKLRVAQRI; encoded by the coding sequence ATGAAATTTAAACATGTACCAGTATTGTTGGAAGAAACTATAGAATCACTTAATATAAATAAAAATGGTATATACGTTGATTGTACTATTGGAGGAGGAGGTCATTCATATGAAATAGCTAAAAGGCTTTCAGAAGATGGAAAACTTATAGGAATAGATCAAGATACCTGTGCATTAAAAGCAGCATCAGAAAGATTAAGGCAATTTAATAATATTACATATGTTCATGATAACTTTTACAATATAGATGAAATATTAAATAGACTTGATATAGAAAAGATTGATGGAATTATGATGGACTTAGGAGTATCCTCTTATCAGCTTGATGAAGGTGATAGGGGATTCAGTTATATGAAGGATGCTCCATTAGATATGAGGATGAATAGAGATAATAAATTTTCTGCATATGATGTAATAAATACATATAGTGAAAAAAGGCTCTTTGATGTTATTAAAGATTATGGTGAAGAAAAGTTCGCAAGGAGAATAACTCAAAGGATAATAGAGAAGAGAGAAAAAGAATCTATAAAGACTACGGGAGAATTGGTAGAGATTATAAAAAAATCAATACCTAAGAAATTTCAGACAAAAGGACATCCGGCGAAGAAGACATTTCAAGCTATAAGAATAGAGGTCAATAAAGAACTTGATATATTAAATAAAGCAATTAGTGATAGTGTCAAGTTTCTAAATAAAGGCGGAAGACTTAGTATTATAACATTTCATTCTTTAGAGGATAGGAAGGTAAAAGTTAAATTTAAAGAATTAGAAAATCCATGTACTTGTCCACCTGATTTTCCGATATGTGTATGTGGGAAAAAGCCTTTGATTAAAATTATTACTAAGAAACCAATTGAACCATCAAATGATGAAAAAGAAAGTAATTCAAGAAGTAAAAGTGCAAAACTTAGAGTGGCTCAAAGAATCTAG
- the mraZ gene encoding division/cell wall cluster transcriptional repressor MraZ, giving the protein MFIGEYEHALDSKKRMIVPVKFREGLGSKFILTKGLDGCLYAYTLNEWENLELKLKTLPLTNKNARAFVRFFFSGANELEMDKQSRIVIPQNLLDYAVIKKEVVSIGVSSRVEIWSKEKWKQYNDSNIDFDELAEQMSKLGI; this is encoded by the coding sequence ATGTTTATAGGAGAATATGAGCATGCACTAGACAGTAAAAAGAGAATGATAGTTCCGGTTAAATTCAGAGAGGGACTTGGAAGCAAATTTATATTAACCAAAGGATTAGATGGATGCTTGTATGCTTATACCTTGAATGAGTGGGAAAATTTAGAACTCAAGTTAAAAACTCTTCCTCTTACTAATAAAAATGCGAGAGCATTTGTAAGATTCTTTTTTTCAGGAGCGAATGAACTTGAAATGGATAAACAGAGCAGAATAGTAATACCACAAAATTTACTTGATTATGCAGTTATTAAAAAAGAAGTAGTAAGTATAGGTGTATCAAGCAGGGTTGAAATATGGAGCAAGGAAAAATGGAAGCAATATAATGATTCTAATATAGATTTTGATGAATTAGCAGAACAGATGAGTAAGCTTGGAATATAG
- the ychF gene encoding redox-regulated ATPase YchF — MKLGIVGLPNVGKSTLFNAITKAGAESANYPFCTIEPNVGVVSVPDNRLDVLEKMYNPKKKIYTSIEFYDIAGLVKGASKGEGLGNKFLSHIREVEAIVHVVRCFEDPNIVHVDGSIDPIRDIETINLELIFSDIEVMDRKIEKIAKLAHGGIKEAKFEYELMLKIKKHLEDGKPVRTLDLSEDEDELVKGYFLLTTKPVLYVANISEDDLISGNTENDFVKRVREFAKIENSEVIVISAKIEEELSSLDDDEKQEMLEDYGLKEAGLNKLINSSYKLLGLMSFITVGSDEVRAWTIKKGTKAPKAAGKVHTDIEKGFIRAEIISYDKLIECGSEAAAKEKGFYRLEGKDYIMQDGDISHFRFNV; from the coding sequence ATGAAACTTGGAATAGTAGGATTACCTAATGTAGGTAAAAGTACTTTATTTAACGCTATAACCAAAGCAGGAGCCGAATCTGCAAACTATCCATTTTGCACAATAGAGCCAAATGTTGGGGTAGTAAGCGTGCCAGATAATAGATTAGATGTATTAGAAAAAATGTATAATCCGAAAAAGAAGATATATACATCAATAGAATTTTACGACATAGCTGGTTTGGTTAAAGGAGCAAGCAAAGGTGAAGGCCTTGGAAATAAGTTTTTATCACACATAAGAGAAGTTGAAGCGATAGTACATGTGGTTAGATGCTTTGAAGATCCAAACATAGTCCATGTTGATGGTTCAATAGATCCTATTCGTGACATTGAAACTATAAATCTTGAACTTATATTCTCGGATATCGAAGTAATGGACAGAAAAATTGAAAAAATAGCCAAACTCGCCCACGGTGGAATCAAGGAAGCAAAATTTGAATACGAATTAATGTTAAAAATCAAAAAACATTTAGAAGATGGTAAACCCGTAAGAACACTTGATCTTAGTGAGGACGAAGATGAACTCGTAAAAGGATATTTCTTACTCACAACCAAGCCTGTATTATATGTAGCCAATATATCAGAAGACGACTTAATATCAGGAAATACTGAAAATGATTTCGTAAAGAGAGTAAGAGAATTTGCAAAAATAGAAAATTCTGAAGTAATTGTCATCTCCGCAAAAATAGAAGAAGAACTTTCTTCGCTAGATGATGATGAAAAACAAGAAATGCTTGAAGACTATGGGCTTAAAGAAGCCGGTCTCAATAAACTTATAAATTCAAGTTATAAACTTCTAGGTCTTATGAGCTTCATCACTGTTGGATCAGATGAGGTAAGAGCTTGGACTATTAAGAAAGGTACTAAAGCGCCAAAAGCAGCTGGTAAAGTACATACTGATATAGAAAAAGGCTTTATTCGCGCAGAAATAATATCATATGATAAATTAATAGAATGTGGATCTGAAGCAGCAGCAAAAGAAAAGGGATTTTATAGGCTTGAAGGCAAAGATTATATAATGCAGGATGGAGACATTTCACACTTTAGATTTAATGTGTAA
- a CDS encoding UDP-N-acetylmuramoyl-L-alanyl-D-glutamate--2,6-diaminopimelate ligase, translated as MELKQILYNIDYKIIRGSDDLDIAKIQYDSRKVRKGDLFICIEGYSTDGHMYINSAFKNGASAIICSKEIESLPDCTVLKVDDSRKTLAIAGANYYGNPADKLKIIGITGTNGKTTSTFMMKSILEASGYKVGLIGTIANYIGNKKIPSHRTTPESLELQELFKEMVKQGVQYCVMEVSSHSLYLDRVYGIKFCEAVFTNLTRDHLDFHKTFENYYNAKLILFKNTLNSIVNIDDTYGNRVYKDAGGNKIAYSIDKSADVKASNIHMHSRGVEFDLTYNCKSVHINLNIPGRYNVMNALGSAAACLNEGISLDVVRGGLEGMLCVPGRCEIVTQNYDLGYEVIVDYAHTPDGLKNILSTAREFTKGKLISVFGCGGDRDNTKRPIMGNIGTNLSDIAVITSDNPRTEDPMSIIKEIASGIQKDNYIVIENRRKAIKKAMEIAKKDDVIVIAGKGHEDYQILKDKTIHFDEREVVDDIIKELNNN; from the coding sequence ATGGAATTAAAACAAATTCTTTATAATATCGATTATAAAATTATAAGAGGCAGTGATGATTTAGATATAGCAAAGATTCAATATGATTCTAGAAAGGTTAGGAAAGGAGATTTATTTATATGTATTGAGGGATATAGCACAGATGGACATATGTATATAAATAGTGCATTCAAAAATGGAGCATCAGCTATAATATGCAGCAAGGAAATAGAAAGTTTACCTGATTGTACGGTTTTAAAGGTAGATGACAGCAGAAAGACACTTGCAATTGCAGGAGCTAATTATTATGGTAATCCCGCTGATAAACTTAAGATAATAGGTATTACAGGAACTAATGGAAAAACTACTTCAACATTTATGATGAAATCAATTTTAGAGGCCTCAGGATATAAAGTTGGACTTATAGGAACTATAGCTAATTATATTGGTAATAAAAAAATACCAAGTCATAGAACTACTCCAGAATCATTAGAATTACAGGAATTATTTAAAGAAATGGTAAAGCAGGGTGTTCAGTATTGTGTTATGGAGGTTTCATCACATTCACTGTATTTGGATAGGGTATATGGAATCAAATTTTGTGAAGCGGTATTTACTAATTTAACGAGGGATCATTTGGATTTTCATAAAACCTTTGAGAATTATTATAATGCCAAGTTAATACTCTTTAAAAATACTTTAAATTCAATAGTGAATATTGACGATACCTATGGTAATAGAGTATATAAAGATGCAGGGGGGAATAAGATAGCTTATTCTATAGATAAATCTGCTGATGTTAAGGCAAGTAATATACATATGCATTCAAGAGGGGTGGAATTTGATTTAACATATAATTGTAAGTCTGTACATATAAATTTAAATATACCAGGTAGATATAATGTCATGAATGCACTTGGGAGTGCAGCAGCCTGTTTGAATGAAGGAATATCTTTAGATGTTGTTAGAGGCGGACTTGAAGGTATGTTGTGTGTCCCTGGACGCTGCGAAATAGTAACTCAAAATTATGATCTTGGATATGAAGTTATAGTGGATTATGCACATACTCCAGATGGTCTAAAAAATATATTAAGCACTGCAAGAGAATTTACTAAGGGAAAGCTTATAAGTGTTTTTGGCTGTGGTGGAGACAGAGATAATACAAAAAGACCTATAATGGGTAATATCGGGACGAATCTAAGTGATATTGCAGTAATTACTTCTGATAATCCACGAACGGAAGACCCTATGTCTATAATAAAAGAGATAGCATCAGGAATCCAGAAAGATAATTACATAGTAATAGAAAATAGAAGGAAAGCAATAAAAAAAGCAATGGAAATAGCTAAAAAAGATGATGTCATAGTAATAGCTGGAAAAGGTCATGAAGATTATCAAATATTAAAAGATAAAACAATACATTTTGATGAAAGAGAAGTTGTAGACGACATAATAAAAGAACTTAATAATAACTAA